The region TTGTTTTTGGTGTTCCTTCTTTAGTCTTGATTTGGTGATGTCACTCAATTTTGCTGCAGAAGCACCTGGTGTTTCAGATAGTGACTTTGCTGCTTCTCTAAAAGCAGAGAATCTGTTGCTATACGATTTATTATATGCTTGACTGGTGGCCAAAGAGCGGACACAGTTGTCATGTGAGGATAAGAGACGGGCAGATTTTGAAGACTAGAGGGAGATGGAAGACGTAAACAAACGGGGTTAAGCCAAGACCAGCATTTTGTGGGAGGAGGTAGAAGATGGCAGTACAGGCCAAGCGACGAAGTTTACATCATTTCTTGAGGTAAGATGTAACAATTCTATCTAATTCATATTGCAGCCAACTTGGTGAAAGAGGAAGTAGAGACAAGTAACACGACAATCTTGGGAAGATTCCATTTTGGTATAATTTTAGTTTCCACCGGCAACTAACAGAGCAAGTATCCAATTTCTGCATCAAAGTCTTTGCCTTGCTTATTAGAGAAGATCTGAAATTATCATCAGACAAGTTTCCATTGATTGGCATTCCAAGGAAAATGAAAGACTCAGAACCAAGAAAGGGAACAGACtcattagaaattgaaacCGAAGGATCACGAAGATGGAATTTGGGTTTAAAACTCAGACCTAAACAGCTGCATTTGGACATTTTAATGGTCAGTTGGGACCACTGGCACCAGTCAGACACAATATTACACAATCGCTGTAAACCAGAAGGCGACTTTGATACTAGGGTAACGTTATCAGCGAACAGAAGAGCATTGATCTTGTGAGATGAACCACTAAGCGTGTAACCAAAAGGCTGAGTCTTCAACATCATAACGAGTGTGTTTATGACGGTGTTAAAAACAATGACCGAAAACGGGTCACCTTGGAGCACTCCAATATTGCAGGGCAACATGGATGTTGCCCACTTCACAGTGGAAACTTGTAGCTGAAGGTTTGAATATATGTTGGTGATGACGGACAGTAGATGGTCTGGAGCATGATAGAGTCTAAAGCATTGTAAAATGAGCCAATGTGGGACAGAACCATAGGCATTGGCAAAGTCAAGCCAACATATTGATAAGGTGTGTCGACTTCTTTTAGCGTCAGCAATAGCTGACCTTAGCTTGTACTGATGTTCCTCTGTGCCACATATACCAGGGAGAAAAGCCTTCTGAATTGATGTATCAAAGAATTTATTTTCCAACATAAATTGGCACCATCGATCCTTGAGCATAGATGTGTATGTCTTACCAATACACGGTGTTAAGGCAATAGGTCTAAATAAAGAAGGATCGTGGGGATCTTTGGATGCAGCAGGCTTGGCAAAGAGACGTATGACACCAGTTTTCCAAAGTTGTGGGATGTAGGCAGAAAGccagcaacaattaaatagATCCAGCAGTGCAGGCAGTAGAGAAGGACACATCTTGAATACAAGATAGGATAACCCATCCAGAGGACTCGGAGCTGCAGAATTTCGAGTAGATTTGATTTTCTTAAGAATCTCAGAAGTTGAAAATGGACGAATATCAAAGTCATGAGAAGGAGGTTGAGGAGAAGACACACCAGAAGGAAGCACAGGAGGGGAGGAAGAGACTGTTTAGAGTAAGTAGACTGGAAGAAAGTATAGGCTTCATCAGCAGAAAACTGGCAGTACATTAGAGGTGTCAGAGTCATCAGAGAACAAATCCTTAGAGAACTTCCAAAAGTTGGTTGAACAGCGTTTATTAGCATTTCTAGCAGAAGACTTGAGATCCCGTTTATTCATGACAGCTTTCAGTTTACTATGACGTCTAATTAGTTGGTGAAATTGACGAGCAAATGGTGTCAATTCTGCTAGAGACGCCCCTTGTCGTTTGGCTTGACGAAATTTGCATCTAACTTCATTCTTAGTAGACCTCAGAGCATCCAGTTGAGCTTGATTGTTGGCAGGTTTCCGTTTGCGCTTACGAGATTTCAGACCATAATACAGACGTTCGGGTATGACTTGATATTTAGATTCAACACCAACTGCTTCCAAAACTTTTGGGACAACAGCAAACTGTACCCAGTCATTCACATCAGACCACATTTTAACATCAGAGGTGGGAGGAAAGCTGAGTCGTGGGAGGAAAGCTGAGTCGTGGCAGAAAATTATCGCAATGAGAAGAAAAGGTGCTCTGCGTAGCGACATCAGAAAGACCGCAGTGCTGACGAGGCGGGATCGTTTCTGATGTTGACTTATCAGCAGATATAATAGTTTCACACCTGCGTAGCATGTCACCATGAGGTTATTCTAGTAGGTGTCGCCTTATAAACAGTGTTGTGGTTAGTGGTGATGGTATCTGTTGTCACGTAATTAGCTGTGACTGCATCAGAAACAGGATAGTTGTAATGgggagatgcatctcacaatacactagactattgtatttgagggatgcatctcacaatacactagactattgtattggggggatgcatctcacaatacacgagactattgtattggaggcatgcatctcacagtacactgGACTGTTGGTAGGAGGAGCTTcataattattgttgtttatttagAATGATGTTCATCTGATCAAAGAAGGTTCGAAAGTCGGAGCATCCGAGTCGACTCTCTTGCAAATGTTGAAAATCATGCCTTTCTTCTATGGCCTCAAAATCTTCCACGTGTACGAGGAAGGTTCTGTGTTTAGTCCAAGCATATTAGACATCTCAGACGACGATCTACGGCAGAGGTTTATGGCAGGAGTCTCGAATGTCGCTTGTGTGTCTTTGGCAATCGGCTACCCCACAGTCGCATCAGTCCCTCACTCGATCGTCAATGGATTTAAGGTATGGAATCTGAGCTGTTTGTCATTTTAATTGGGTGGATCAAGTGGTTCTTTGTACCTgttgatcacacacacacacacacacacactgaaaggTTTTTACTTTACAATTTATGGACTTGAGGCAGGGAAATGAGTGAGTGTGAGAGGCTATAGTAaaacttgtgtgtgttgttttagAACCTCTtggctgttgctgttgctacTGATATCGATTTCAAAGAAGCCGACATGGTTAGTAAACAAGTTTGTCAATGTTATGTGCTTATCAACTCATTGCTTGTTGTGAAGGCTAAGCAGTTCCTCGCCGACCCTTCTGCGTTTCAAGTTGCTGCTCCTGTTGCTGCCGTCGTCGAAGAGGAAGTTTCCAAAGAAGAGGCaaaggaagaagaagaggaagaatcGGACGATGACATGGGACTCGGCCTGTTTGACTGAACATCATAGAACAGAAGCGACTCAAATAGTGGTGTAATAGTGGAAAGATATCAGCCGAGTCAGAGTGTGTTGTACATGCTTTTGAGCTTTGTTTCCATTATTGATGGTCAAATTGTTTACAAAAGTTGTATGAGCACAGGGTGACTTGCAAGTTGGGGACGGGCATGAAAGGACATCAGAATAGATGAACTACTGTATGATGCGgtgtttgaaattttatggAAGATGTAATTGTAATCTTGGTAacttaataaaaaaattttaatcGACAAGGAGTTTAActattacatatattttattgatatcaatagtgATACTGATTGTACAGTACtggcaagcaaacaaaatcctAGTACAGGATTTGAGAGATGTCACTCAG is a window of Corticium candelabrum chromosome 20, ooCorCand1.1, whole genome shotgun sequence DNA encoding:
- the LOC134195403 gene encoding uncharacterized protein LOC134195403 encodes the protein MVTCYAGVKLLYLLISQHQKRSRLVSTAVFLMSLRRAPFLLIAIIFCHDSAFLPRLSFPPTSDVKMWSDVNDWVQFAVVPKVLEAVGVESKYQVIPERLYYGLKSRKRKRKPANNQAQLDALRSTKNEVRCKFRQAKRQGASLAELTPFARQFHQLIRRHSKLKAVMNKRDLKSSARNANKRCSTNFWKFSKDLFSDDSDTSNVLPVFC
- the LOC134195401 gene encoding large ribosomal subunit protein uL10-like → MVKGDKAVWKSEYFLKLQRLIEEYPKIFIVGADNVGSRQMQQIRMSLRGMAVVLMGKNTMIRKALRTYMESNPALEKLLPFVKGNVGFVFTNGDLKEVRDKLLENKVAAPAKAGALAPIDVFVPKGNTFMGPEKTSFFQALSIATKISRGTIEILNDVHLIKEGSKVGASESTLLQMLKIMPFFYGLKIFHVYEEGSVFSPSILDISDDDLRQRFMAGVSNVACVSLAIGYPTVASVPHSIVNGFKNLLAVAVATDIDFKEADMAKQFLADPSAFQVAAPVAAVVEEEVSKEEAKEEEEEESDDDMGLGLFD